Genomic DNA from Brassica rapa cultivar Chiifu-401-42 chromosome A04, CAAS_Brap_v3.01, whole genome shotgun sequence:
ACTACTTCGGTTATATGGAATAGAACAttcggtatatatatatatatgtgactAATAAAGGTGTAGCGTGGGTGACTTCTTCTttctaatgaaatatttttagacaTACTTGATCATGTATTACATAGACTACGTGGACATACATAACACATTTCTACAGGATAATGGCAAAGAGAAACAGTATAACCGGATAAAATATGATGTAAATGTTAGTTTTcttattatgtcaaaatcattgtCACTCACCTAATTTGTCTTTTTAATATGGCTAGTTGGCAAATAAACCCTTTAAACAACATTTTTCTTGCTTTTCACTActattatttttctctttctatTATTTACACTAACTCACGGTAAATAGCTAGTTATTGATTAATCCATGAATTTAATTTTGCTCTATTAATAAAACAACTATGAAGGCTTATACAAGTCTCAACGATTATGCTCGCCTTTGCGCGTAGAAAATATTGAGAGTCCTTCTTATGTTTGGACGAGCTTAATGGCAGCCAGACCCTTACTCAGCATGAAGATAAGACAAAATGTTCATTCGGTTTGAAAAAGAGTATGGAAAAACCCTTGGATCCCTACAAACCCTGCTAGGACAGCACAACCTAATGCATCAGTAGTACATCCACACATGACAGTAAGCAAACTTATACATGGCTCTCCAAAAGAATGGAATGAAGAAGCGTTGGAAAATTTAGTTCACCTAGAAGATTTTCTGTTGATTCGGAGTTTAGGCATAAGTCAAACCAATAGAAATAGCAAATATAGTTGGAGCTATACAAAAAATGAGATCTATACAGTTACATCAGGTTATTgggttacaaaaaataatatatggtAAAAACCTAATGTACTGGTATCAGAGCCCATTATTACAAAGCTCCAAGTTTTCGCTTGGAAAATTAATGTTACACAAAAATATGGCATCTAATATGGCAGATGGTATCTAGATAATTAGCCATCAAAAGGAATTTGACATGTCGTCATATGCGATGTGATAACCACTGCCCTAGATGTGGAGAACTAGATAAACCGTTTGATATTCGAATGTCCGCCTACTTTACAAATTTGGGCTCTCGCCTCAATGCCATCGCGTCCGAGCATGTTTTCAATTACAAGTttgtataaaaatttgaatttcttattttgaagaaaatgggAAATCAAAAATCTAGATTTCGGTAGAGATCTTTGTTCTTAGATAATTTAGTACCTATAAAAGGGCATCAATGACAAACTATTTAGAAAAATCTCAAGAGATTCATTAATGTTAATAAGACACATCCATAGTGAATATAATGCATGGTTTGAGGTGGATTTAAAAAATCCAACATACGGTCAAATCCCAGTTTAACCACATAATATACAAGTCTTAATCTTGCAGCAAATTTGTATGGTAGATGGATTGTGGACTTCAGATTCACAGTTTAGTGGGTATGGCTAAACAATTCTGGAAGTGAACAACTCTTAGGAttgaaaaacaaagaaatatgTTTGTCTCCGTAGCATTCTGAATTGGAAGCAATTACTTCAACTATGTAAACGTGCTTCAACACACAAACATGTCAATACATTGGGATGGACCGTAAAAACTAGGCATGGGCGTTTTTACCTCAACCCGAAGTACCTACCTAAACCCGAACTCGAAAACCGAAACCGAATCTGAactgttatacaaaaatatccgaacaAGACTTATGAGTTTTAGTACTTTGGTGTTTGGTTATAATCCGAACCGCACCGAAATCCAAACTAGGATCCGAAGATAtccgaaattagttaaatatgttaatggatgtatatattttaagatgatttagatattttagagtattcaaaatattttttaagtttgttttaacagctattttgaatactttttagttaatttagttagtttaactaaattttaattagatttgtaaacaatttatatattttgaaaaaaatgtcaatttttgaggtttaaaaaatagatttttggaagattttaaacattggttacatccgatctgaaccgaacccggaaggaaccgaacccgatccgataattAGTAAAACCTGAATGGTATTTCTGAACATAACACCGAAAATCCGAAAATCTAAATCACCCGGACCGAAACCGAACGATCCGCCGAACGCCCAGACCTAGTAAAAACGTCATCACAATGATAAAGAATCTGAAAGCATGGCCAAATTTTTCTATAAAACTAGTAGAGATGACATCTCTTCGGAGAAGGTTTTAGGAATTCGAAATCACATACATACCAAAAACGTGAATAAGACATCAATTTTTTCAAGGAGGATTGTactatgtttttaattaaagttTATCTTTAATATTCTTTTATCACCTCTAGTTTGAACGATAACATAatattttgttgtaaaaaagAGAATAGGTTattgattaataaatttaaaattttagaattttttttctaaaaaattaaaagaatgatagtttaaaaaaaaattactaggATAAAATAATCCTAGTTcgcagaaaaaaatatttgaataataTTGTATGgaatattaataaataacacTTGACACAAAATGCAAAGATGGAAGGAAGGAGAGGAAAGAACAAAAATCAGGAGTGGTCGTTTCGAAGACGAAACACATCGACTCATCTTCCTCACACGaaataatcaaaaccaaaaccaaaatcaaaatcaaaatcaaaatcaaaagctTTCACTTTTCTCTTGATCTCCTCTTTTTTTATCGTTCCTTTCTCGCAATCTTGTACCATTGTGGTTAGATTCGTTCGTCCTCCCAATTCAATTTCTCCTCTGAATTATAGTTGAAATTGTCCGGAATCTCTCTTACCCTTTTCTTGGCGTTCCTCCGAAGACATAAAGTTGGAATCTTTCTCTACATTTGTGTTCGATAGTTCTATGGTCCGATTTAGGGTTTGACTTGGGTTTGATTTGATGAAGAAAAGGGGCATGGGACTATACTCAATCGGGTTTCTCTGAGAAAGTTTAGTGTGGTCAATTGAGGTTTCGGGTGCTTCTACTTTGGTTTCGTACGGATCATGGATGACATTGGTGGTGGAGCTCGTGAGATGGGCTCTAGAGGTGCATCAACACCGTGGCAGCCAATTCAGCTTGTTTTCAAGCGTTATTTCCCTCAGACATTGCGTGCTgctgtgaagaagaaggcggtGAGTAGTCCCCTTTCTTTGTGTTTGTTGTGTAATTGGATTTGATTTTCCCATTCTGCTAAGATAACAACTTTTTTAGATTTGGTATAGTGAGAACGCATAAAGAAAAGGCAAGGGTTGTTTGTTGTTTGTAAAGCTGCCAGAACTAGCTCTAGGTTCAGGAATGCCTTACAGTCTTTACCAATAGCCTAGCATGTTCTCTCGCTTACAGATAGCCTAGTAGGTATTCGCCTTAGAAGATGTTTTTACTTCTTAACTGTACCCAAATTAGAGCTCAAACCATTTACCATAGTACTTTAGATAAAGGATCATAGTTCATCAAACATGTCATTAGTAATGTATCTGCCCTTCCATGTCTTTAGGGATAGAGCTCATTCCTGAAAACGATGCAAAATGTTACCCATTGTGTTATTGTGCGGTTTACCAAGGTCCTAGTTGAGTGACTGGATACATCTTTACCCGGTGTTTGTCACTGTAACAAACGAGTGTGCATTAATCGTAGATGTAGTGGATGATTACTTCTATATGTTATTGTCTTCTTGCCATGACTTTACCTTATCAACCCTTTAGAAATGTATATCTCGTTCAGATAGTAACAGCGGAGATTTTTTTTCACTGTTGCAATACTTTCCAGTGCTCAAATTTTAGCTTGGATATATTTTTCTGTTTGCAGGTAGTGGAGAGACTCACTAGGGGCTTGGTTGAGACATACAAAACATGCAATCCACAGTTCAAATATAGAGGAGAGTTGAATCCCAAGCGGTACTTGACTACTCCATCGGTTGGTGTGCTCAATGATGGCTTTGATAATGTCAACTCCGACCTAATTCTGGCTGTAAATGATGATTTCTGCAGTTCAGATTCACGGCATAGGTTTGTCATTGCCTTATTTATACTCAGTTTTCATTTTCACTGATACGGCATAAAATTTGAACTACTTTCTATTCACAAAGTATGCCTTTTTGATTAAGCTTTCACTCCTGGTCTAACTTCTTAGGTACATTGTCAAAGATCTTCTTGGCCATGGGACTTTTGGTCAGGTTGCTAAATGCTGGGTTCCTGAGACAAACAGCTTTGTTGCTGTGAAAGTAATAAAAAACAAGCCTGCATACTATCAGCAGGCGCTGGTTGAAGTGTCTATTTTGACAACGGTATGTGATTCTTCTGTACTTGAATGATCCTTTGTCTTAGTATTCAAAATTGTTTGAGGTCTGTCTCATACTTTTTGCTTGAGTGTGTAGCTAAACAAGAAGTATGATCCAGAGGACAAGCACCATATTGTTCGCATATACGACTACTTCTTACATCAACGTCATTTATGCATATGCTTTGAACTTCTCGACATGAATCTGTAAGTTGTATAACTGAAGTATTCTTTTCTTTTCGTACTATACGTTTGTCCGcgtatttttttcttctgttcGAACTGTTGATAATAATTCCCATGCCCTTGGTAATTTCTGGTTCAGGTATGAGCTCATAAAGATAAATCAATTTAGAGGCCTCTCGTTAAGCATAGTCCAGCTCTTTTCTAAGCAGGTATTTAGATTTCTAGATATGTGTTTTCTCCATTTTGTTTGTCTTAACGTCCGAATTTACTAAATCAACCGTTTTCTATGGTGTCCTCTAGATCTTACTTGGTTTGGCTCTTTTGAAAGATGCTGGCATAATCCATTGTGATCTGAAGCCAGAGAATATCCTTCTGTGTACCAGGTCTACTTTCTAGCATCAACCCTATTCACACAACTGAAATCAATAACTTTAGTTAAgttgaatagttttttttttcaattgcatcAGTGTGAAGCCAACTGAAATTAAGATAATCGACTTTGGATCAGCGTGCATGGAAGTTAAGACTATTTACTCATATATTCAGGTTCTTCTTGTTTCCTATTTATCTTTCTATTCTATTTTGTCAAACCAAGCAATTGAATTAAGTTGCCTAATTCATTTTTCTACAGAGTCGTTACTACAGATCGCCGGAAGTTTTACTTGGGTACCGGTATCctttttagtttaaatataataaactaaGTTAGAATATTTTCTCATAGTCGTTGGTACTGCACTGTCTCACTGTCTTTGAGATTTGCTTTTTTAGCATGTATTCCACATTAATCTTGTTTGGTCTGCGACTCTTATTGATCTATTTAACACACTTGCGGTAACTAAGTTGCTATAGTTCCAGCCATTTGTTACTTTCTTATCCCGCATTAATTTGACTGCAAACAAAAGTTCTTTGCTTTATGCTTCCTATAGTACATgatatcttaaaatattttgagtCTCTATGTTGAGGCTTAACCACTCTATAGATACACTACAGCTATCGACATGTGGTCTTTTGGCTGCATTGTGGCTGAGCTGTTTCTTGGATTGCCACTGTTTCCAGGAGCTTCAGAATTTGATATCTTGAAGCGTATGATTGAAATACTGGGGTATGATCTTTTATTATGAAATTGATAAATGAGCAATCAGTCTATATATGTAGTATTCAGGGGATTTTTGGGTGTCTGCACCCTTGGTGCTTACCGTCATTCTTTCATTTCCCTTTGTATTCAGCAGTCCTTGTTTTAGCTTCTCAACGTTTGTGCAACTATGGAGTCCTTTTATAGTGTCAAGATATCTAGGAACGAGGAACTTTTCTTATTCTGGCAGTGGCCTTTTTTATGTTGTGATTCGATATTATGTCAAAAATGTTCTCAGGAAGCAACCACCTGATTATGTGCTCAAGGAAGCAGAACATACGAATAAATTCTTTAAATGTGTTGGGAGTGTCCACAATTTGGGGAATGGTGGAACTTATGGTGGCCTCAAAAGTGCTTATATGGCACTGACGGAAGAAGAATTTGAAGCTGTAAGTAATTATTGTTTTACATCTGTGACAGTGGTATAAAAATGAGTATTGAAAACTCGGGACAAGTAATTATATCAATAAACAAAGGAAGGCTTAGACTGTTACCTGAGGAAATTAATTTTATTCTAAATAGTCATTAGTTTTGACTTTGGTAATTTTGTTCTCTGGATAACTCGTGCCGTTCTTTACTTTTAATtcagagagaaaagaaaaagccaGAAATTGGGAAAGAGTACTTCCGCCATAAGAACCTTGAAGAAATTGTTAAAGGCTATCCTTACAAGATAAACTTGCCTGAAGACGATGTAGCCAAAGGTAAAGTCAGGATCCTCTAATGTGCTTAAGTTTCCAGGGATAATCACTGGACTATCTTCCATggtgacttttttttttcatgaactATCACAGAAACTCAGATCCGGTTAGCTCTTATTGACTTTCTGAGAGGACTTGTTGAATTTGATCCAACAAAACGTTGGTCACCTTTTCAGGTATTGAACTTCCTGGCTAACGTTATCTGTATATCTAGTTTTAAAGGCTTCATATTATCTTGCTACTCATAATGGACACACATCTACTTTTCATTTCTTTAGGCTGCTAAGCACCCTTTTATCACTGGGGAACCTTTTACGTGCCCATACAACCCTCCTCCAGAAACACCTCATGTGGTAAGTCAGATGAAATTCCTTTCCAGGTCTCAAACTTCTTGTGTGGCCTTATTGTCATACCAATGATTAGTTTTATTTCATCATTTCCTAAACCAAACAATCACGAGATGGATTGAAGATACTTTTTCTTCTAGCAAAATTTTCCGATATTTTAGTCTTCTTTTCGAAGATATTGCAGAAAAATGGCTGAAGAAAATTGAGATTCTTTCTTGTGGAGGGACGTGAAAAAATTCCCTATTTTCactaaatttgttttgttatctttCCATTTTCCTTATAGCATGTTGCTCAAAATATCAAAGTGGACCACCATCCAGGTGGAGGGCACTGGTTTGCCGCTGGTCTTTCTCCTCATGTATGACTCCTTGTCTCTTGTAGAGTATTTGTAACACCTTCAAGTATTTAGTGGACCTCCTTTTTAAAGTTGTTTATTTCTCTGATAGGTATCAGGGATAACCAGAATGCCCATGCAAAATAGTCCCCATTTTCAGATGTTTCCTTATTCACATGCAAATAGTTATGGGAGTATCGGAAGCTATGGTAGCTACAATGATGGCACTTTTCAGGGAAATAGCTATGGAGAGAACGGCAATATGTTTGCCTATTATTCTCCTGTGAATCATACTGGCCTATACATGCAAAACCAAGGTGGTGTCCCAATGCTTGGAACTAGTCCTGATGCCAGACGTAGGGTTATGCAGTACCCACATGGACATGGCCTTGGTACAAGTCCATCCGCTGGAAATTTTGCTCCTCTACCCCTTGGCACTAGTCCGTCACAGTTTACTCCACCGAATACAAACAATCAATTTTTTGCTGGCTCTCCTGGACACCATGGTCCGACATCTCCAGTAAGAAACAGTTGTCACGGGTCTCCCTTAGGAAAAATGGCTGCATTCAGTCAGTTCAACCGAAGAAAGGGCGTTGGATATTCTGGAGGTTCTCAATCTCAGGATTTTTCCTTATCACAAGCGCAAGGGCATGCGATCGATAATTTTAATCAAAGTGAGGGGTACTCCACACATAACATTTCCAGCTCATCCCTCCGGTCCAATACGTATAACCCTTCCAGTACTGGACCACATCTTGAAAATCCGGATAATACCTTATCAGTGCCTGATCCAGGAGACTGGGACCCAAATTACAGGCAAGTAAACAACGTATTCTCTACTTTACAAGTTATATAGAATGTGTCAAGGTTTTTTCTCTGTGAATGTATGTTGTGTATATGTGCCGGACTTATACAGAATATGAGTGATGTTATGCTTCTGTATTGCCTTAGTTTGAACAGTATTGGAATATGCATGTCACAGCCCTTGATGTCTCACCACTGTTAACTAGTAGTTGAGTTTTAAACTTAGAAAAACTTATGGGCATCAAAATCGATAAGTGGAGTGTTATCTAGAACCAGTCAGGTTATAGTGTCCATTTGAATGGGCAATCATGCTTTGTTACCTGATGTTATTACAGCTAACATGATATTAACCTCTTTTCATTTTGCTATTTACAGTCACATAAGATACATGTTTACGTACAGTCCTTTGAATGGAAGTTCTAATATGCACAATTTTGTTATATGTACAGTGATGAATTGCTTCTACAAGAAGATAGCGCAGATGAGAGTGTCATTGCTAATGCATTCAGCAGAAGTATGCAACTTGGTTCAGCAGATGCCTCCAGCTCCAGAAGGTTCAACAGTAATGCCCCAGCCTCATCATCAAATCTGGCAACCCAAAGGTATAACCTAAAAGACATCCTGCGGAGTGTATATtgcaacttttttttgtttttatttttattttttggttgaaGCTCTATGAGAATGCGCGAACATATACCCCCACCACTAACTTTGGTGAATCTTACATCTTCCATAAGTATTAACTTACCAGGACAAACGATGTAGTAGCTTTGAGTTTCAGAGCTATATTAGAAACGCAGAAACTCCTATACTTGATTGTATGATTATATCTTTGTGCACATTAAGCATCTTGATAGGACGGTGCTATATTCTAATAGTAAAGGTAGACACACTGCACATGAGGCATCACTTGAACTTGCTCTGATAGGGAAAATTGACTTTTATACTCATGCAAATCATTTAATGCTCTTTTTTCGTTTCACTCTTGATGGATCTGATTGCTTGTAACTTTGAATCTACTTCAGGAGATATGGTGTCAATCAAGCGTTCTCGCAAGTAGAGAATGGCAGCCCTCCAAGTAATGATCCGCGTGCCAGATTTGGCCAACTTATGCCAGGATCACAATTCACTCCT
This window encodes:
- the LOC103849185 gene encoding dual specificity protein kinase YAK1 homolog — its product is MDDIGGGAREMGSRGASTPWQPIQLVFKRYFPQTLRAAVKKKAVVERLTRGLVETYKTCNPQFKYRGELNPKRYLTTPSVGVLNDGFDNVNSDLILAVNDDFCSSDSRHRYIVKDLLGHGTFGQVAKCWVPETNSFVAVKVIKNKPAYYQQALVEVSILTTLNKKYDPEDKHHIVRIYDYFLHQRHLCICFELLDMNLYELIKINQFRGLSLSIVQLFSKQILLGLALLKDAGIIHCDLKPENILLCTSVKPTEIKIIDFGSACMEVKTIYSYIQSRYYRSPEVLLGYRYTTAIDMWSFGCIVAELFLGLPLFPGASEFDILKRMIEILGKQPPDYVLKEAEHTNKFFKCVGSVHNLGNGGTYGGLKSAYMALTEEEFEAREKKKPEIGKEYFRHKNLEEIVKGYPYKINLPEDDVAKETQIRLALIDFLRGLVEFDPTKRWSPFQAAKHPFITGEPFTCPYNPPPETPHVHVAQNIKVDHHPGGGHWFAAGLSPHVSGITRMPMQNSPHFQMFPYSHANSYGSIGSYGSYNDGTFQGNSYGENGNMFAYYSPVNHTGLYMQNQGGVPMLGTSPDARRRVMQYPHGHGLGTSPSAGNFAPLPLGTSPSQFTPPNTNNQFFAGSPGHHGPTSPVRNSCHGSPLGKMAAFSQFNRRKGVGYSGGSQSQDFSLSQAQGHAIDNFNQSEGYSTHNISSSSLRSNTYNPSSTGPHLENPDNTLSVPDPGDWDPNYSDELLLQEDSADESVIANAFSRSMQLGSADASSSRRFNSNAPASSSNLATQRRYGVNQAFSQVENGSPPSNDPRARFGQLMPGSQFTPHVSQNSPSRLGQQPQRVYHGRPNAGRPMDRNHINAQLPPSNSNYGGQRSPRSSSYTNGVPWGGRRTNNHHVPNVPSTSHGRMDYGSIA